The sequence below is a genomic window from Pseudomonadota bacterium.
TGAGGCCGAGGTCCGGCGCGAAGGCCGCGGCGACCAGCAAGGCGTTCGCGGGGAGATGTGTGAACACCATGGTGCGCACCAGACCGAGGCGCCCGGCGAGACGCACCGAAACGAAATAGGAGCAGGCCGAGCATAGTCGGGTCAGGAAGAAAAACACCCCGACGAGCGCCGCCGTGGCCTCGAAGCGTTGGTACAGCCAGGCCGCGATGAGGGTGTCGAGCACCAGCCCGCCGGCCAGTGAATCGAGCGAGAATAGGGCCGCGAGGCGGCGGATCGGCGCGCGCGAGGGCCCGAGCGGTGCCGCGATGGTCGCGTGGATGGGGAAAGGGCAGAGGCCGCGGTACAGGACGAAGGTCAACGCGCCGGCCAACGCATAGAAAACGAACGCCGCCCCGGGGCCGCCCCCGGGCGCCAGTCGTTCGACCGGGCCTGCGGCCAGGGCGCCGAGGGCCGCGCCCACCGTCCCGACAAAGCTGTAGCGAGCGAATAAGCCGGGGCGGTCGTGGACGTTTCCGCTACCGGCCAGGACCGCATGTTCGATCGGTACGAACACACTGACATCGCCGCCTGAGGGGTTGAGGGTCCCGACGAAGGCGATCGCGCACAGGACCCATAGCTCGTCGCTCTGGATGAAAGCGGCCCCCGAGCAAAACATGAGCACGGCGGCCCCTTGCAACGCCGGGCGGTAGCCGATCCCGCCGGCATAGCGGCCGGCCACGAGGGTCATGAGCGCGGAACCGGAGAGCGCGGCGCTCGCGAAGAGACCCAACCCGCCGGGGTCGAAACCGAGTACCGCGAAGTGCAAGGGCAGGAGGACGGCGATGAGGCCGTCACAAAAACCACGCAAGCCGCGCGCACCGAGCACCCGCCTCGGATCGCGCTCCGAACCATCGCGGGACGGCCCCCGAACGATCGGCATGCGGGCGCCTCTTGGGCCGGCTACCCGCCCGGCGCCGGCAGGGCCGACTCGCCACGGTGGGCGAGTCGTGCCGGGTCAGGCCAGCACGTCCTTCAAGCCCTTGAGCAGCACCGCCCGAAGGGCCTTGCGCGCCGGCTTGGCCTTGATGGTAATTTCCTCTCCGGTCGCCGGATTGCGGCCCTTGCGTGGCTTCTGCGCCGGCTTCTCCACGCGCCGGATCTTGACCGCGAGCTCCGGCACCACGAACTGACCCGAGCCGCGCTTCATCAAGTGCCGCCGGGCACAGTTGGCAAGCGCCGTCAGTACCGTCTTGACATCTGTCCGGCTCATGCCGGTCTCTTCGGCGATCGTCGTGATGACCTGAGCCTTGGTCTGACTCTCGGAGATCGCCTTCAGCTTAACGTTGTTATCCGCCATCTATCCCTCCCGAAATCGATACGCCCGACTCGCCCACCGAACGTTTGCGTGGTGCGCTTAGTATCTAACGGCTTCCGCGATTTGTCACCTGTCCTCGGGATTTTGTTGCGGCCCGGCGTGCCGCCGGCGAGGAGGTACAATGACGCCTGCTGTCACGCCGCCAGGGTCACGGAGCTGGCGGCGGCGCTGGGCACAACCTAACCCTGAGCGGGCATGGCCGAGGTCGAGTTCCGCAGTATCGAGAAGGTCTTCCCCGGCGGGGCCCGCGCCGTTTGCGACCTCACGCTCCACGTCCCCGAGGGGGAGCTTCTGGTCGTGGTCGGGCCGTCCGGCTGCGGTAAGTCCACCGTGCTGCGCATGGCGGCGGGCCTCGAGGCGCCCAGCGCCGGCGAGGTCTTGATCGATCGCCGGGTCGTCAACTCTTGGTCGCCGCAGCGGCGCAATGTGGCGATGGTGTTCCAGGACTATGCCCTCTATCCGCACATGAGCGTCCGGGGCAATCTGGAGTTCCCCTTGCGCATGCGCAAGCTGCCCAAGGCGGAGATGCGCGCCCGGGTCGCGGAGACGGCCGGCCTGCTGGCTTTGGAGAACCTCCTGGAGCGCATGCCTGGCGCGCTGTCGGGCGGTCAGCGGCAACGAGTCGCGATGGGCCGCGCGGTGGTGCGCGACCCCAGCGTCTTCCTCATGGACGAACCGCTGTCCAACCTCGATGCCAAGCTGCGGGTGCAGATCCGAGCCGAGATCGCGGCGCTGCACAGGCGCCTCGGGACCACGACCTTGTATGTCACCCATGACCAGGTCGAGGCCATGACGCTCGGATCGCGCGTTGCGGTGCTCTCTGCCGGCCGCCTGCAACAGGTGGCCGCGCCCGCGGACCTGTATGCCCGCCCGGCCAACCTGTTCGTGGCGAGCTTCATCGGCAATCCCGGCATGAACATCCTCCCGGTGCGGGTCGTCGCGCGCGTGCCACAGGGTGTGCGGCTCCGGATCGGTGAGCGGCCGATCGATGTGGGCGTACCGGAAGCGGCGCGGGCCGAACTGCGCGTCGATGCGCCGCTTTGGGTCGGTGTCCGGCCCGAGGCCCTGGGTTTGGGCCCGGCCGAGGGGTCGCTCCGCGTCCGTGTGGAGGCGATCGAGTCCTTGGGCCACGAGCATCTCGTCTACGGGCGGGTGGTGGGTGTTCCGGTCCCGGCCGTCGCGATCGACGCGCGGGCCGGTGACATTGGGATCG
It includes:
- a CDS encoding ATP-binding cassette domain-containing protein, which codes for MAEVEFRSIEKVFPGGARAVCDLTLHVPEGELLVVVGPSGCGKSTVLRMAAGLEAPSAGEVLIDRRVVNSWSPQRRNVAMVFQDYALYPHMSVRGNLEFPLRMRKLPKAEMRARVAETAGLLALENLLERMPGALSGGQRQRVAMGRAVVRDPSVFLMDEPLSNLDAKLRVQIRAEIAALHRRLGTTTLYVTHDQVEAMTLGSRVAVLSAGRLQQVAAPADLYARPANLFVASFIGNPGMNILPVRVVARVPQGVRLRIGERPIDVGVPEAARAELRVDAPLWVGVRPEALGLGPAEGSLRVRVEAIESLGHEHLVYGRVVGVPVPAVAIDARAGDIGIDLGRVVARLPSTERPHRDAELFLKVRPESLYLFTPNGECLRHGDLGSIEP
- a CDS encoding HU family DNA-binding protein; its protein translation is MADNNVKLKAISESQTKAQVITTIAEETGMSRTDVKTVLTALANCARRHLMKRGSGQFVVPELAVKIRRVEKPAQKPRKGRNPATGEEITIKAKPARKALRAVLLKGLKDVLA
- a CDS encoding MFS transporter, whose protein sequence is MPIVRGPSRDGSERDPRRVLGARGLRGFCDGLIAVLLPLHFAVLGFDPGGLGLFASAALSGSALMTLVAGRYAGGIGYRPALQGAAVLMFCSGAAFIQSDELWVLCAIAFVGTLNPSGGDVSVFVPIEHAVLAGSGNVHDRPGLFARYSFVGTVGAALGALAAGPVERLAPGGGPGAAFVFYALAGALTFVLYRGLCPFPIHATIAAPLGPSRAPIRRLAALFSLDSLAGGLVLDTLIAAWLYQRFEATAALVGVFFFLTRLCSACSYFVSVRLAGRLGLVRTMVFTHLPANALLVAAAFAPDLGLTLLLLGLRSLLSQMDVPARTAYVMSIVTQEERPAAASLTAVPRSLAAALSPGISGWLLSLSPFGWPLVLAGGMKIAYDLTLWRLFRHVEPIESESTSRHDR